From a region of the Synechococcus sp. RS9916 genome:
- a CDS encoding DUF3493 domain-containing protein: protein MNGQNSNGQLDPALKARLLKESRTPWRGLRRLVWVALFASGGLGLLVMSFRVSAGNSVVLTDLGIQIGAVVLFGGLLWFDRSRDD, encoded by the coding sequence GTGAACGGTCAGAACTCCAACGGTCAGTTGGATCCCGCCTTGAAGGCGCGTCTGCTCAAGGAATCACGCACCCCCTGGAGAGGTCTCCGGAGGTTGGTCTGGGTCGCTCTCTTCGCCTCCGGCGGCCTCGGGTTGCTCGTCATGAGCTTCCGGGTCAGCGCTGGTAACAGTGTCGTCCTCACTGATCTCGGCATTCAGATCGGCGCCGTTGTCCTCTTCGGTGGATTGCTCTGGTTCGACCGTTCCCGAGACGACTGA